A segment of the Mytilus trossulus isolate FHL-02 chromosome 12, PNRI_Mtr1.1.1.hap1, whole genome shotgun sequence genome:
TACCATTCTTTGCTGCATATGATACCAAAAGAATGGAAAAATTTAATCGCTACTTCAGAGAAAATTACGCACATATCTAAcgataaatttgaatttaaaaacaataaaaagtcatgtcagttcttttataaaaaattcttGTCAATGTATACAGAATGTCCTACAAAACAAGAAGACAAAATGTGTAAGGAACTAGGCACTCATATAGAAAATTGGGATTTCATCTATAGTTTACCCTTTTGTTGCACTAAAAACAACACATTTAGTATGTTCCAGTTTAAGATTTTACATAGAACTTTCGCTAGAAATGCATTATTGCAGAAATATGGGTTAGGGGACTTTTTTCaagttgaaaataatttagcTTTAATTCTTAATGTGGAAAATAGATTTCTTGGGTCAGAGTCTTGGGATCTTTCCCTAAACTTATTTACTATTCTGgttaaatattgcatttataCATGTCGCTTGAATACTTCATTACCGACTATAACAGGTGTCATAGCTATGATTAAAAATTCCtaccaaatagaaaaaatatctaCCTCCTTTTACAGATCCCCTAGAGCAAGAGATAAATTTGATTGTAAATgggaattaaataaaaacatagttCACATGTTAAGAgagatttttctattttgtactTACTTAAGGCTTTATAATAGTTCATGTAGAATCAATTATATGTTGATGCACATCACAACTGGACAGTGATTTGTGTGCATCTTAAAAGTACTATCTATGTTTATTGctactgttatatatatattgagatactagtttttgtttgattgtatttgaattatctccccttgactTAGGTTAACATTTATTATATGAGTCTGTCCAACATGTTGTCTGTTAATGATCTATGGTGGCCTCTCCTGGTACCTCTCATGTTCAACCTCATTGTATAGAGGAGAAGGCTGATGCAATCATTAACCTGATCAGCATATTAAGGTATTCTAATCCAGAGTGATAAAAGATGTGTATGATCTAGTAGAAAATTTAGAACAATTAGCATAACTAACTTTTTGATTTTAGactgttattgaaaaattaaatatcaacatatgtattataaaataactatataatTGTATATCACAATATATACTTGGTGCATTTCagttgaaataaacataaattacaaaaaaaaccatcagtgaccctttcattttttttaaagctgcaAACGACAAACTATACTTACTGAATAAAGCATCTTCCATCAGTAAGTTTTTCTTTCTGCTGACTTGAAATCCATATGTACatgaatatgatatattcaAGTCACCTTGTGTTATGTTAcgtattcttaaaaaaaatcctgtcttATTAGTTCCTCCACTGTACTTTAAACTTCCAtcattatgtaaattttttacatcaataaatattgttatcaaGTGATCATCGGATGTCCATTTCCCCCATCCAGCCGATTTTTGACAACAGTTTTTCACTTGGCAAAACAGGTGTAAATCATCACCAAACTGCAAGGCTTTCTTCACAACCTTCCAGGCTAGATTATCTTCAAAATAAATACTTAAAACTGTAAAGAGTGTACATATCATTACATGTagtataatacatatatttgttatttgtaaacaaCATCGATTATTCATGTTGTCacggttttttttcatgaagCCAAAATTTAAAACTGTCCTTGCAGAgtttgtttaacaaaaaaacttgaATCGGACAGATAAAACAGTTTTACGACGACCATTATGATTGATACTCTCGAATCACTAGAAATATGTGAAGAGTGCTCAAATAACTTTCGATAACACAATAACAATTTGATTTGTAATTTATCATAATGTGTTTTGTTCCAAATTACGACATTTTGACCGAGTTTGTATGTGTTGCATACATAGAGGCTGAATTCTGTATAAAGATTTCACACAATCTTGTTACTGTTAGTCTATTTTAACTTTGCATAAATCTTCTTTTCAGATTGACTGGATTTGAACATCGACAGAATCTCTACATAACAATACAGTGGAAAAGACaaaacgtttgatttttttcgccTTTCAGTCCAAAGATCGAATACTACAGAGCTGTTTTACAAAAAGGATTCACTTTAAAGTTTGACATCcgaaaattgacaaaaataaatctatCGGATACTAAGTATAGTGTTTAACTAATTTAGATTGAATCAATACAATTAGCAACATcactgattaaaatattttgcaagaCAGATCTCATATTTGTAACAATACACACTTCACTTAAACACTTAATGAAGATTACTTTGTTAGACCAGAACCAGTCTATGTTAGTATACCAAAGATACAATGTGTCTGATTGACTTAATTCATATACCATCTGCTTTAATGAAACATATCGTCACCATCAAAAATAGAATTAACGACTCCATTGAATGTCTCTTTCCTAGGTTattcctgaaataaaaaaataagtattaaaaactagttataattatattataaagtcCATgagcaaacaaaataaaatgaacatcTTAAGAATACAAATTTCCACACATACAAATACTACTtagtaataaaaatatttaaaaagatacTCTGTATTCGATGTTATGACCCTCCACCTTGGAATCATTAAATTGTCAAGATCAAGAAATTGCAAAATGTCGCTAATTTCAACAACTGTTATAAGTTTGTAATAAATCATCAATGGCCTAATAGACTATTGgttcatttcaaatattatcTCAAATCTTCACTGTTCAAATTGCGTTACTCTCGCACGACAGGCTGGAAAATTGCTAATTAGAAAGAAGCCTTTATTTAACAATGTTAACAATAGtttgaaactttgataaaaaataaagccTACTGGAAATAATGAGCATAATGTTGAGATTACACAATTCTTATGAAGAAAGTTCAATATCTCTTGAAAGACACATGTGGACATCTAGAAAATCGAAATAGAGATTACTTTGAACAATATAAACCAACAAGGTCGGTAAGTTCGCGAAAACATataacatcaaattttaaataaaacacaatatttgagacaacatttttcattaaaaaaagtttcataACTCTAGAATGACAAAATGTGAAGTCACAGACGGACAGACAACATTATACGTTTCAATACGGCCGTATAatatacatattgtatttaaagtGGTTTTTCGTGCATCTTTTAACTTGACTCACTGTGAACGcataataaatatgttatttaataGAATCGACCACTTGTCGCTATTTTCCTAAAAAACAAAGACGTAATTTTGACATGCCATAGtacgttaaaaaaaatacttcttgCTTGAAATTaaggttttgaatttttttaataattaaaaaagagaccatattttgtgttgttgtttAGTACGTATATACCGTATATTCCAAAAACAACTACCTTTATTTCCTTTATAAATTCTATTTTCTCAATGACGCCTTATTCACACACTTTTATCTCAAATTCTGAACAAAATAAGTACAATCTGGTAAacgtttcttttattttcagtatGCAATATTTGTGGTAGTTTCAATACTGAACAATTTATATCGTCAGgttttttaaagaacaaaatctCGCGAGTCTCTTACTTTTTAGTTGTCGTCTTTACTTCATTACTGAATCGACTTTTCAACTGTCAGCTATATTTGCCTTTACGGCAGTTTTATTTCTGCTTCGTACGtaaataaacacaattttaacaaaacttgtGCGCAAAATTGTTCAAAAGGTTATCAATCtggtacattttattttacatatattggCACTTAAACTTGGCCTATCGCTTTACAATGGAAATAATTGTTATTGAATTCAAGATTGTTttcataaagaaatatattaaacaatttctatttataaagcGAGAACAATTTGTAACACTTTAAGAAAGATATTTAGTTGAATACAAATACGACAGTGCATTTTAAAATCGATAACGaggatttttgtaattttgcgTGTATAAACAAGAGAATGAGGATTTGAAAGTTATTACgttttaacatataaaatagCTAAAAGGAAAAATAACTGCAGTGGCCAGATTGCTGCAACAAAACGCAACACgtaaaatcataatttaagAGGGGCGAATAATACCAGAGGCACAGTAAATCTcattgattgaaaataaactggcaacgccatggctaaaaaagaaaaaagacaacagttaaataatagtacattagacacaacatagaaaaataaagtcTCAAGCCCAATAACCCCACAAAAAAAACTGGGGTGATACCAGGTGCTTCAAATTCTCCACATGTGTTAATCATcctattacaaacccggtaaaaaGTCGAATCAGTGAGAAGAATTTTTgcgatttttgttttgtttttggtaaTTACATGGCCTGCTGGGTAATAAAATAAGGAAGTTCGatgcttttataaattttgaaaaattacaacCACAAAAATACTAAGAACTCGGTGGAAATGTCAAAagggaaagtccataatcatatGGCAGAATCAAccgctcaaacacatcaaacgaatgataacaactgtcatattcttgaattagtacaggtattttcaaCCACCACTGTCACTCGGTATAATCACCAACGGTTAAATGTATCCTTATCCTTGTTATCTAATCATTCGCTTAGAAAAACACCATTATGTGCAAATACGTAGGTACCAATATATTAGTAAATGTAAAAACATGTAGTTTGTCTTAAACAATGAGTAGAGAACCAGGCCTTAGGTACCTATATACGGTGGGGATAATACACATTGCATATTATTGCATAGATAATTTACTTGAGAACATTACTTTATTGATAAGAAAAAgaacaatattttctttaaggTCTTATCTACATAAAACAGGCACTTCTGAGCTGAGCAATTGACAAAATATGtccttttgtttcattttctatATCGCTCTTGATGATTTCGACAAAAACTTTGTTATTTGGTAAAGTGAACTCCTATAGTGTGTTGGAATGCATAGGATGTGGATGGcattttactcaaaataacaataattgaAGGTAGATTCATgatataccgccatcttggattatACAATCACAGTAAAAAGTCGTTCAAGTTATTTGACTAAATCAAAAATTTGGAGACAGAATCGCAATTCAATGGTTAGACTGTTAATTTACTATAtagtatataaagaaaactcgttattgtttttgttttattcaaaacttttttacaaatatcacatattttgatttttaacatcATTGTTTTCAAATGAGCTATTTAAGGAAAGATAACTCTTtcagtacaaaatttatactgggctaatttggatttatttttatttttacttgtagcaagaaaactaGTTCGGTGACACTatgttttcttcttattttcttaaaacatactATGAAACatatcttctcacaatttatttcaaaattctatctcatagaatatatctaaaaaaatatattcttatgatctaccttaaaacATAGAAATTGCCATGTCAAACAGCAGAGAAGTCATAATAAAGcagcaaataaaaataattacataaacATTATTATGGTTTCAATTATGTTCATTGACCTGTTTTACCATTGACGTTGTTTTACCACGAATAGTGCAATTCTGATGACTGTAACTGAAAGGATAGCTACTTTCGTTTATAggataacaatttcaaaatcaacatttaagTTGGCCTTGTAGTAGAActattcaaataacaattacaAGGGAGATCAGAAATAGAAGATAATACAGTATACAATAAACCATATACTATAACGTAATAAGGCATTCAGCCTATGGCTATACTGATTCGCCGTTGTGCGATTATTTGGTagattataattgtttttatagtatAAACTAGATCTTTATAGATTTACCTAGTACTTGTGTACGTGTTTACATTATTGCATTACCTGTTTCCCATAGCACATTGCTTTGCAGGGGACAGTCTTAATGAGAGATTTTGTAATCCAGGTGGCTGAATACGGACAGAAAACGGTGAATAAAATAACTATGATAACGGGAGAACTGTAGGTCAATCAGTGTCTGAAAGTTATGATCAGATAAAGGACTTCCACCAACACTTGTCGAATAATCAAAACGAAAGTAGCATAGCCATTCgtgtatataaaacatattcgacttttttttatgtttttgatacaTGGTATAGGTGAGAATCGGGGTATTTATCGACTGCTGTACTCGATGACAGGtagttatataattataattgaaaaataaaaataatggaaaaatCATTTACCTGCGCAATGCTTGTTTGGGTTTAACATCCTTGTAGTATCTACGAACTTTGAATTAACACTTAAATTGATAACATGTGACACGAAATAAGTATGATCTCATTGGACATCGTCATGCTGCTAAAAATAAGTTcttatgaattttaaatttgctTTCAGTATAGATTTTCTATCTGAATGGTGTATTTATTTAGGAATATGTTCTTTTTAACCACAATAAACACTGATTTTAGTGGAAGGATACATATATAATGGCCGACACGTATGGGAATGTgttatagtttttatatatatatatataggcgtaaaaaaaaaaattcacatgtgcagatgtatatattcataaaataaaatagtaaaataagttaaaaagttaACAGTTCCATTCAATCGATTTCATTCTTCCATTGGGACTCTTCAGTCTTTagtattttagtattttattttatgaatatatacatctgcacatgtgaaatttattttttacgcctatatatatatcagtctaaagatttgcacaacggtactgatataagaTGTTATTAtacgaaaatgttgttattaaatcgtgttgacaaatatttcggctcaacaaatggccttcttcAAGTGTCACAAGTTTTAACTATACTGATACATAATGTATAAGGTATTAAAATAGATCAGTAATAATGCAGGTAAGTTTTGGTCGATTGATTTTAATCCAAAATCCTGAATatcataatataaacaaaacactatAACTCAATATACGTGACTgtgtatattaacaataaaaatgagtgaaaaacaaaactgttagtatttttaatttatatatatatcgaaTTGTTAAAAGTCTTGaatatagataaatatatttaaataaaaaagtccaACATTTCCGGATAGTgcatatattatttaatattcacaAGTACTTTCATGTTTTACAACAATCTTCAGGTGAAAGGCGAATAATTGAGACGGTAGTTAAGTACGTAACGtcataaaacaattacaaaagggGGATAAACGTtctaaagtaaaatatggaaagcCAAATGTAACGCTATTGAAAGCCTAATACGCATTTAGTTTTGGCttgaatttgttaaaaaataatgttccgTTATGGATCTTCTAATGTCACATTCTACATTAATTTTATAGAAcgggaaaattttaaaaagccCTCTACCACAACGATTTAAATGTTCACTAAGAGGGATTTTCTTATATTGCGGCTGCCGGATGTGTTGTCGATAAATGCGTGTTCTTTCCACTAAACTATTACCGGTTTGTCCGATGTAAATTTCTTTACAGCCGCAGCATTCAATGCAGTAAAtcaaattttcact
Coding sequences within it:
- the LOC134692187 gene encoding uncharacterized protein LOC134692187, encoding MESLILFLMVTICFIKADDNLAWKVVKKALQFGDDLHLFCQVKNCCQKSAGWGKWTSDDHLITIFIDVKNLHNDGSLKYSGGTNKTGFFLRIRNITQGDLNISYSCTYGFQVSRKKNLLMEDALFSPPKTIETINRFKGL